A genomic window from Arthrobacter globiformis includes:
- a CDS encoding MFS transporter, with amino-acid sequence MTAPRAWLIWSIGIFSYLVAVTQRTSFGVVGLEATERFHASASAISFFTVLQLLVYAGLQIPVGVLVDRFGSRAMIAGGALLMGLGQLQLAFADSVPAGVLGRVLVGAGDAMTFISVIRLIPLWFAPARVPLLTQLTGMSGQLGQLLSVVPFAFILHAAGWTPAFLALAGFSGVAVVLVVLMLQDVPPGTPRQEAAKGLRATGVSLSRAWKQPGTRLGMWSHFTIQFSGTVFAMTWGYPFLISAQGLNAGTVASLMSLYVAGAIGAGPLIGRFVARHPLRRSTMVLLLVGATAAAWAAVLLYPGRSPLWLLAVLIVVLAIGGPGSMIGFDFARTFNPAHRIGTATGIVNVGGFFAALMAIYLIGAVLDILNSTGFSRGELYGLEPFRIALCVHFLLLGVGSVAMLVVRRKVRRQMAAQGVVVPPLLQAMAQQRRERIARRKTPSRD; translated from the coding sequence GTGACTGCACCCCGCGCCTGGCTCATTTGGTCCATTGGCATTTTTTCGTACCTCGTGGCTGTGACGCAGCGTACGTCGTTCGGTGTGGTCGGCCTCGAGGCTACCGAGAGGTTCCATGCCAGCGCCTCGGCCATCTCCTTTTTCACGGTGCTGCAGCTGCTGGTGTACGCCGGCCTTCAGATTCCGGTGGGTGTGCTGGTGGACAGGTTCGGTTCCCGGGCCATGATTGCCGGGGGCGCCCTGCTGATGGGCCTGGGCCAGCTGCAGCTTGCATTTGCAGACAGCGTCCCGGCCGGTGTGCTGGGCCGCGTGCTTGTGGGTGCCGGCGACGCCATGACCTTCATCTCCGTCATCCGGCTGATTCCGCTGTGGTTTGCGCCAGCCCGCGTTCCGCTGCTGACCCAGCTGACCGGCATGTCCGGACAGCTCGGCCAGTTGCTGAGCGTGGTGCCGTTCGCCTTCATCCTGCATGCCGCGGGCTGGACCCCGGCGTTCCTTGCGCTGGCGGGATTCTCCGGGGTCGCCGTCGTGCTGGTGGTCCTGATGCTGCAGGACGTGCCGCCCGGCACTCCCCGGCAGGAGGCGGCCAAGGGGCTGCGCGCCACCGGCGTGTCCCTGTCGCGCGCGTGGAAGCAGCCGGGGACGCGGCTGGGGATGTGGAGCCACTTCACCATCCAGTTCAGCGGCACGGTGTTCGCCATGACCTGGGGCTACCCGTTCCTGATTTCTGCGCAGGGCCTCAATGCCGGCACCGTCGCGTCGCTCATGTCCCTGTATGTCGCCGGTGCCATCGGTGCCGGGCCGCTGATCGGCCGCTTTGTTGCCCGGCACCCACTCCGGCGCTCCACCATGGTGCTCCTCCTTGTCGGTGCTACCGCGGCAGCATGGGCGGCGGTGCTGCTGTATCCCGGCCGCTCACCGTTGTGGCTGCTGGCGGTCCTCATCGTGGTGCTGGCCATCGGCGGCCCGGGCTCCATGATCGGCTTCGACTTTGCCCGCACCTTCAACCCGGCCCACCGGATCGGGACCGCCACGGGCATCGTCAACGTGGGCGGCTTCTTCGCAGCGCTCATGGCCATCTACCTCATCGGCGCCGTACTGGACATCCTCAACTCCACCGGCTTTTCCCGCGGGGAGCTCTATGGCCTGGAGCCCTTCCGCATCGCGCTCTGCGTGCACTTCCTGCTCCTCGGGGTTGGGTCCGTCGCCATGCTGGTGGTCCGGCGCAAGGTCCGCCGCCAGATGGCTGCCCAGGGAGTGGTGGTGCCGCCCCTGCTGCAGGCAATGGCCCAGCAGCGGCGCGAGCGGATTGCCCGCCGCAAGACCCCTTCCCGCGACTAG
- a CDS encoding DUF4192 family protein, which yields MTPEHLTISGPEDILGYIPHSLGYWPSQSLVAMTMQGKRLGATLRVDLPERGGRRSREAFARTVAEYLLADKEADGSLLVFFTDGGNNDGGREGAAALSFRPLLADLECALGLAGMPVRDAWRVGDEYWRNLYCTDSSCCPMPGRSVAEIRDSRLNAEMVYLGSSVGAPPGAPSPGNASTTAADDAAVMAAEREWSLALAGKGTQRAQFDAVLDAWAAALGAASPEAVSAGAILPEAAPPEAAPGKGLEPQLAGFLRASLHVPAWRDAVLVMAAAGRATAASGAEAFGIFSAATGLPVSCPPLPESRLSLSGLPSPAADGGVASSASGTDSVPGAEQAPGKGQAPGTDSVPGAEQAPGTGLSGDRPDQGMATGRPDQVPASSCGPDALPGYGEVLLGLSPAVPDWDTLRRLEGLMAGLSSCGGGEAQAAALTATGWIEWCRGRGSFAHASLTRALDASPGYRLAELLSEVVRRGTICGWAGRREAAWQKFGSDAA from the coding sequence ATGACACCGGAGCATCTCACCATCAGCGGTCCTGAAGACATTCTTGGCTACATTCCGCACAGCCTGGGCTATTGGCCGTCGCAGAGCCTCGTGGCCATGACCATGCAGGGAAAGCGCCTCGGAGCCACTCTTCGGGTCGACCTCCCGGAGCGCGGTGGCCGCCGCAGCCGGGAGGCGTTCGCGAGGACGGTGGCGGAGTACCTTCTGGCGGACAAGGAAGCCGACGGGTCGCTGCTGGTCTTCTTTACCGACGGCGGTAATAACGACGGCGGCAGGGAAGGGGCGGCGGCGTTGTCCTTTCGGCCCCTGCTCGCCGATCTGGAATGCGCGCTCGGACTGGCTGGCATGCCGGTGCGGGATGCCTGGCGCGTCGGCGACGAGTACTGGCGCAACCTGTACTGCACTGATAGCAGTTGCTGCCCGATGCCGGGCCGCTCCGTCGCCGAGATCCGGGACAGCCGGCTCAATGCGGAGATGGTGTATCTGGGCAGCAGCGTCGGTGCGCCGCCAGGGGCTCCTTCACCCGGCAATGCCAGTACTACTGCAGCGGACGATGCCGCTGTCATGGCAGCCGAACGCGAGTGGAGTCTTGCCCTGGCCGGCAAGGGGACTCAGCGGGCACAGTTTGATGCGGTCCTCGATGCCTGGGCAGCTGCGCTGGGGGCCGCTTCGCCTGAAGCCGTTTCCGCTGGGGCCATTCTGCCTGAAGCCGCTCCGCCTGAAGCCGCCCCGGGAAAGGGGCTTGAACCGCAACTCGCGGGGTTCCTGCGCGCGTCCCTGCATGTTCCGGCCTGGCGCGACGCGGTCCTGGTCATGGCCGCCGCGGGACGCGCCACGGCGGCGTCCGGAGCCGAAGCATTCGGGATCTTCTCCGCCGCGACTGGACTCCCCGTGTCCTGCCCGCCGCTGCCGGAGTCGCGGCTGTCCCTGAGCGGATTACCCAGCCCGGCCGCAGACGGCGGGGTGGCGTCCTCGGCGTCCGGAACAGATTCGGTGCCCGGAGCGGAGCAGGCGCCAGGAAAAGGACAGGCGCCCGGAACAGATTCGGTGCCCGGAGCGGAGCAGGCGCCCGGAACAGGACTGAGCGGCGATCGTCCGGACCAAGGGATGGCCACGGGCCGTCCTGACCAGGTGCCTGCTTCCAGCTGTGGCCCGGATGCCCTGCCGGGTTATGGCGAAGTCCTGTTGGGCCTAAGTCCGGCGGTGCCGGACTGGGACACTCTGAGACGCCTGGAGGGCCTGATGGCGGGGTTGTCGTCGTGTGGCGGGGGTGAGGCGCAGGCTGCAGCGCTGACTGCCACCGGCTGGATCGAATGGTGCCGAGGTAGGGGCTCCTTCGCGCACGCATCATTGACCCGGGCCCTGGATGCCAGCCCCGGATACCGGCTGGCCGAGCTGCTGTCCGAGGTGGTTCGGCGCGGAACAATCTGCGGCTGGGCAGGGCGACGCGAGGCGGCTTGGCAGAAATTCGGATCGGACGCCGCTTAG
- a CDS encoding RNA polymerase sigma factor, giving the protein MTPSSAKKEPAALAVETAEEKPAASSAKRAATRAAGKPEPKKRGPKPGAKAAAEAAGSRSTSDDADVEVEEDLDDAQPDTADLVDEPDEAGKEAAAPTGSGFVYSDADDDDAPVQQVMSAGATADPVKDYLKQIGKVALLNAEQEVDLALRIEAGLFAEEKIAADDGSMDPKYKRELEFIIHDGKRAKNHLLEANLRLVVSLAKRYTGRGMLFLDLIQEGNLGLIRAVEKFDYTKGFKFSTYATWWIRQAITRAMADQARTIRIPVHMVEVINKLARVQRQMLQDLGREPTPEELALELDMTPEKVVEVQKYGREPISLHTPLGEDGDSEFGDLIEDSEAVVPADAVSFTLLQEQLHSVLDTLSEREAGVVAMRFGLTDGQPKTLDEIGKVYGVTRERIRQIESKTMSKLRHPSRSQVLRDYLD; this is encoded by the coding sequence GTGACCCCGTCTTCCGCGAAGAAGGAACCCGCCGCCCTGGCCGTTGAAACTGCCGAGGAGAAGCCGGCGGCATCCAGCGCCAAGCGTGCCGCCACCCGTGCCGCTGGGAAGCCCGAGCCCAAGAAGCGCGGACCCAAGCCCGGAGCCAAGGCTGCAGCCGAAGCTGCCGGAAGCCGCTCAACCAGTGACGATGCCGACGTGGAAGTCGAGGAGGACCTCGACGACGCGCAGCCCGACACCGCAGATCTGGTCGATGAACCCGACGAGGCCGGCAAGGAAGCCGCAGCGCCTACCGGTTCGGGCTTCGTTTACTCTGACGCCGACGACGACGACGCACCTGTCCAGCAGGTCATGTCTGCCGGCGCTACCGCCGACCCCGTTAAGGACTACCTGAAGCAGATCGGTAAGGTAGCCCTCCTCAACGCCGAACAGGAAGTTGACCTCGCGCTCCGCATCGAGGCCGGCCTGTTCGCCGAAGAGAAGATCGCCGCCGACGACGGCTCCATGGATCCGAAGTACAAGCGCGAGCTTGAGTTCATCATCCATGACGGCAAGCGCGCCAAGAACCACCTGCTCGAGGCCAACCTCCGCCTCGTGGTGTCGCTGGCCAAGCGTTACACCGGCCGCGGCATGCTGTTCCTGGACCTCATCCAGGAAGGCAACCTCGGCCTCATCCGAGCCGTCGAGAAGTTCGACTACACCAAGGGCTTCAAGTTCTCCACGTACGCCACCTGGTGGATCCGCCAGGCCATCACCCGTGCCATGGCGGACCAGGCCCGCACCATCCGTATCCCGGTGCACATGGTCGAAGTCATCAACAAGCTGGCCCGTGTCCAGCGTCAGATGCTGCAGGACCTGGGCCGCGAACCCACGCCTGAAGAGCTGGCGCTCGAGCTGGACATGACCCCCGAGAAGGTCGTCGAAGTCCAGAAGTACGGTCGCGAGCCCATTTCGCTCCACACGCCGCTCGGCGAGGACGGCGACTCCGAATTCGGTGACCTCATCGAGGACTCCGAAGCTGTCGTTCCGGCCGATGCTGTGAGCTTCACCCTGCTGCAGGAACAGCTGCACTCCGTGCTGGACACCCTGTCCGAGCGCGAAGCCGGCGTCGTTGCCATGCGGTTCGGCCTCACGGATGGCCAGCCGAAGACTTTAGACGAAATCGGCAAGGTCTACGGCGTTACCCGTGAGCGCATCCGCCAGATTGAATCCAAGACCATGTCCAAGCTCCGCCACCCGTCCCGGTCGCAGGTGCTGCGGGACTACCTGGACTAG
- a CDS encoding HNH endonuclease, with protein sequence MECFGNSALTAGVPRAGVLHAAAVPEGFPYDDDPNFVDPDDVLPEDPFPDALIADAEFPEDPFPEALYADVLFADGAATNAATGTDGRGPRTPRPALPDRVAAATALLRADLSADNAGLIDQTHAYENVKNMLAGQQARLAVTFEARHSQEHAHRVTLTAEDLGKDRSNDRGPGTAEQIALARGESPHRGGRLFSTAKALVQMPHTLAALDTGQLNEERAMHIVKETACLSPADRSAVDEELAADTGTFTGAGTRTVIAAARAAATRKDPRSVAQRASHAASERTVSLRPAPDTMTYLTALLPVHQGVAVYAALTRHADTLHAAGDPRSRDQIKADTLVERTTGTPDGITGIEINLLMTDRTLLQDDTEPARIPGYGTVPADWARNLISQEQSPEHGQEPGQEPRAGGSNASDSNTSQKDPLKELKTWIRRLYTAPGTGDLVAMDSRRRLFPAPLRRFIQIRDDTCRTPYCDAPIRHHDHIIPWHNDGPTSLANGAGLCEACNHTKELPGWKAQPIPGPRHTIELTTPTGHTYYSTAPPLPGTGLAETGVRGTRLAGTGRSETTLSGSGRRGISHSGFSDP encoded by the coding sequence ATGGAATGCTTCGGGAATTCAGCGCTGACAGCAGGAGTGCCGCGCGCCGGCGTTCTGCATGCTGCCGCGGTTCCTGAGGGGTTTCCCTACGACGACGACCCCAACTTCGTGGACCCCGACGACGTTCTTCCGGAGGACCCTTTCCCCGACGCCCTGATTGCTGACGCTGAGTTCCCGGAGGACCCATTTCCCGAGGCCCTCTATGCGGACGTTCTGTTCGCCGACGGCGCAGCCACCAACGCAGCCACCGGCACTGACGGGCGCGGGCCCCGTACGCCGCGGCCGGCTTTGCCGGACCGGGTCGCGGCGGCAACCGCCCTTCTGCGGGCCGATCTCAGCGCCGACAATGCCGGGCTGATCGACCAGACGCACGCCTACGAGAACGTCAAGAACATGCTTGCCGGGCAACAGGCGAGGCTTGCCGTGACCTTCGAGGCCCGGCACAGCCAGGAGCACGCCCACCGGGTGACACTGACCGCCGAGGATCTGGGCAAAGACCGCAGCAATGACCGGGGCCCGGGCACGGCCGAGCAGATCGCCCTGGCCCGGGGTGAGTCCCCGCACCGCGGCGGCCGGCTGTTCAGCACAGCAAAGGCCCTGGTGCAGATGCCCCACACCCTGGCCGCCCTGGACACCGGACAGCTCAACGAAGAACGCGCCATGCACATCGTGAAAGAAACCGCCTGCCTGAGTCCCGCCGACCGGTCCGCCGTCGACGAGGAACTCGCCGCCGACACCGGAACCTTCACCGGCGCTGGGACCCGCACCGTCATCGCCGCGGCCCGGGCCGCCGCCACCCGCAAGGACCCCCGCTCCGTCGCCCAACGGGCCAGCCACGCCGCGTCCGAGCGGACCGTGAGCCTCCGCCCGGCCCCGGACACCATGACCTACCTGACCGCACTGCTCCCCGTCCACCAAGGCGTCGCCGTCTACGCGGCCCTCACCCGGCACGCCGACACCCTCCACGCCGCCGGCGACCCACGCTCCCGCGACCAAATCAAAGCCGACACCCTCGTCGAACGCACCACCGGCACCCCCGACGGCATCACCGGCATCGAAATCAACCTCCTCATGACCGACCGCACCCTCCTCCAAGACGACACCGAACCCGCCCGGATCCCCGGCTACGGCACCGTCCCCGCGGACTGGGCACGGAACCTCATCAGCCAGGAACAATCACCGGAGCATGGACAGGAACCTGGACAAGAACCCCGGGCTGGCGGCTCAAACGCGTCCGACTCAAACACCAGCCAGAAGGACCCGCTGAAAGAACTCAAAACGTGGATCCGCCGGCTCTACACCGCCCCCGGGACCGGCGACCTGGTCGCCATGGACTCGCGACGGCGCCTGTTCCCGGCGCCGCTGCGCCGCTTTATCCAGATCCGCGACGACACCTGCCGCACCCCCTACTGCGACGCCCCCATCCGCCACCACGACCACATCATCCCCTGGCACAACGACGGCCCAACCAGCCTGGCCAACGGCGCAGGACTGTGCGAAGCATGCAACCACACCAAAGAACTCCCCGGCTGGAAAGCCCAACCCATTCCCGGACCGCGGCACACCATCGAACTCACCACACCCACCGGCCACACCTACTACTCCACCGCACCGCCACTACCCGGAACTGGTTTAGCGGAAACCGGAGTGCGCGGAACGCGGCTAGCGGGAACCGGAAGAAGTGAAACCACCCTTTCCGGAAGCGGCAGGCGTGGAATCAGTCACTCAGGATTCAGCGATCCTTAA
- a CDS encoding DUF7455 domain-containing protein produces the protein MTTAVADRTLTAADRCDRCGAQAYVRVVLESSGGELLFCAHHSRAVEATLRPLSSDWHDETGRLHEKAPVPVD, from the coding sequence ATGACAACAGCAGTTGCCGACCGCACACTAACCGCAGCTGACCGGTGTGACCGTTGCGGTGCACAGGCATACGTCCGGGTTGTACTCGAGTCCTCCGGAGGTGAGCTGCTCTTCTGCGCCCACCATTCTCGCGCCGTCGAAGCGACCCTGAGGCCGCTCAGTTCCGACTGGCACGATGAGACGGGCCGGCTGCACGAAAAGGCACCGGTTCCGGTCGACTAG
- a CDS encoding DNA gyrase/topoisomerase IV subunit B, with amino-acid sequence MAPSSDYTARHLSVLEGLEAVRKRPGMYIGSTDSRGLMHCLWEIIDNSVDEALAGFGHDIKIILHADNSVEIHDDGRGIPVDVEPKTGLTGVEVVFTKLHAGGKFGGGSYTASGGLHGVGASVVNALSARLDAEVDRGGKTYRMSFRRGEPGRFNDNGRPNPTATFAPFVEDSVLDVVGKAKRGVTGTRIRYWADTQIFTPDARFSYEELTARARQTSFLVPGLKITVRDERKLPGTPGELGAHEEVFHHDGGISEFVEFLAADSGVTDVWRLHGSGKFKETVPVLDEKGHSKIAEVERDCEVDVAMRWGIGYDTTVRSFVNIISTPKGGTHQAGFEQALVKTFRKAVEANARKLKAGNDKIEKDDIFAGLTAVLTVRLAEPQFEGQTKEILGTSAVKAIVARVVEKEIAAKLNSSNRNDKAQSALLLEKIVSEMKSRISARVHKETQRRKTALESSSMPTKLADCRTDDVARSELFIVEGDSALGTAKLARSSDFQALLPIRGKILNVQKASVGDMLSNAECAALIQVVGAGSGRSFAIEAARYGKVILMTDADVDGAHIRTLLLTLFFRYMRPMVEEGRVFAAVPPLHRVEVINPGQKANEMIYTYSEAELHALLAKLAAEGRKYKEPIQRYKGLGEMDAEQLAETTMDPRHRMLRKVNIENAQQAEATFDLLMGSDVAPRKDFIIAGASSLDRERIDA; translated from the coding sequence GTGGCACCGAGTTCTGATTACACCGCCCGCCACCTTTCGGTGCTGGAGGGGCTGGAGGCCGTGCGCAAACGCCCCGGCATGTATATCGGTTCCACGGACTCCCGCGGTCTCATGCACTGCCTCTGGGAAATCATCGACAACTCCGTCGACGAGGCGCTGGCCGGCTTTGGCCACGACATCAAGATCATCCTGCACGCGGACAACTCTGTGGAGATCCACGACGACGGCCGCGGCATTCCCGTCGACGTCGAACCAAAGACTGGCCTCACCGGCGTCGAGGTGGTCTTCACCAAGCTGCATGCGGGCGGCAAGTTTGGCGGCGGCTCCTACACTGCCTCCGGCGGCCTGCACGGCGTCGGCGCCTCCGTCGTCAACGCGCTCTCGGCACGTCTCGACGCCGAAGTGGACCGGGGCGGCAAGACGTACAGGATGTCCTTCCGCCGGGGTGAGCCCGGCCGCTTCAACGACAACGGCCGCCCCAACCCGACAGCCACATTTGCCCCCTTCGTCGAAGACTCTGTCCTGGACGTCGTCGGCAAGGCCAAGCGCGGCGTAACCGGAACGCGCATCCGCTACTGGGCGGACACCCAGATCTTCACCCCGGACGCCCGGTTCTCCTACGAGGAACTCACCGCGCGGGCCCGCCAGACCTCCTTCCTGGTCCCCGGCCTGAAGATCACCGTCCGCGATGAGCGCAAGCTCCCCGGCACGCCCGGTGAACTGGGGGCGCACGAGGAAGTGTTCCACCACGACGGCGGCATCTCCGAGTTCGTGGAATTCCTCGCCGCGGACTCCGGGGTCACGGATGTCTGGCGCCTGCATGGCTCCGGCAAGTTCAAGGAAACTGTCCCCGTGCTGGATGAGAAGGGCCACAGCAAGATCGCGGAAGTGGAACGCGACTGCGAAGTGGACGTCGCAATGCGCTGGGGGATCGGTTACGACACCACGGTCCGCAGCTTCGTGAACATCATCTCCACGCCGAAGGGCGGCACGCACCAGGCCGGCTTCGAGCAGGCTCTCGTGAAAACGTTCCGGAAGGCCGTGGAAGCCAACGCGCGGAAACTCAAGGCCGGCAACGACAAGATCGAGAAGGACGACATTTTCGCCGGGCTCACCGCCGTCCTGACCGTGCGGCTCGCGGAGCCGCAGTTCGAGGGCCAGACGAAGGAGATCCTCGGCACCTCGGCGGTCAAGGCCATCGTGGCCCGGGTGGTGGAGAAGGAGATAGCGGCCAAGCTCAACTCCTCCAACCGCAACGACAAGGCACAGTCCGCGTTGCTGCTGGAAAAAATCGTCAGCGAGATGAAGTCGCGGATCTCTGCGCGTGTCCACAAGGAGACGCAGCGCCGAAAGACCGCGCTCGAGTCGTCGTCGATGCCCACCAAGCTCGCAGACTGCCGCACCGACGACGTCGCCCGCTCCGAACTGTTCATCGTGGAGGGCGACTCGGCCCTCGGCACGGCCAAGCTGGCGCGGTCCTCGGACTTCCAAGCACTGCTGCCGATCCGCGGCAAGATCCTCAACGTCCAGAAGGCCTCCGTGGGCGACATGCTCTCGAACGCCGAGTGCGCGGCCCTCATCCAGGTGGTCGGGGCCGGTTCCGGACGCAGCTTCGCGATCGAAGCCGCCCGCTACGGGAAGGTCATCCTGATGACCGACGCCGATGTCGACGGCGCCCATATCCGCACGCTGCTGCTCACCCTCTTCTTCCGCTACATGCGGCCCATGGTGGAGGAAGGCCGGGTCTTCGCCGCCGTGCCGCCGCTGCACCGTGTGGAAGTCATCAACCCCGGCCAGAAGGCCAACGAGATGATCTACACCTATTCCGAGGCCGAGCTGCACGCCCTGCTGGCGAAGCTCGCAGCCGAAGGCAGGAAGTACAAGGAACCCATCCAGCGCTACAAGGGCCTGGGAGAGATGGACGCCGAGCAGCTGGCGGAGACCACCATGGATCCCCGGCACCGCATGCTCCGCAAGGTGAATATCGAGAATGCCCAGCAGGCGGAAGCCACGTTCGACCTGCTGATGGGATCGGATGTCGCACCCCGCAAGGACTTCATCATCGCCGGTGCCTCCAGCCTGGACCGCGAACGCATCGACGCCTAA
- a CDS encoding M56 family metallopeptidase: MFWTSYFLAVLAIALAWPVPILLSRAHWPARDPFTAMVLWQAIALAGGLSMIGAMLVYGLEPVGDNLIAGLRALAGMVLFAAPTTALGFWHLFALSAAALLTAHLVFTLLLTYYKIERQRRRHRELLALLASPSDDGPGTVVINHDSPVAYCLPGGARSVTVLSDGLMAALDPAELRAVLIHENAHLTQRHHLLLWAFAAWRQALPWLPTTRLAQEAVNSLIEMLADDVALKTESKVTLIKAIAIVASGSAAPQGAAVVEPAGLAGSSLQGLPDGAGGAGPSTTASRVSRLLSPQPPLAGGLRATVLAVCTLLLAMPTALLIVPGLLG; encoded by the coding sequence ATGTTCTGGACCTCATATTTCCTGGCGGTCCTGGCGATAGCACTGGCCTGGCCGGTACCTATCCTACTTTCGCGCGCCCATTGGCCGGCGCGCGACCCCTTTACGGCCATGGTGCTGTGGCAGGCCATCGCACTCGCCGGCGGGCTGTCCATGATCGGTGCCATGCTGGTCTACGGCCTCGAACCCGTCGGCGACAACCTGATTGCCGGCCTGCGCGCGCTGGCAGGAATGGTGCTGTTTGCAGCGCCCACCACAGCACTGGGTTTCTGGCATCTCTTCGCGCTCTCCGCGGCCGCGCTGCTGACAGCGCACCTGGTCTTCACGCTGCTGCTGACCTATTACAAAATCGAGCGTCAGCGCAGGCGGCACCGCGAACTGCTGGCCCTCCTGGCCTCACCGTCCGACGACGGGCCGGGCACCGTGGTCATCAACCACGATTCCCCGGTGGCGTACTGCCTGCCCGGCGGCGCCCGCTCCGTCACGGTCCTCTCCGACGGCCTGATGGCCGCCCTCGATCCGGCAGAGCTGCGCGCCGTCCTGATTCACGAAAACGCGCACCTCACCCAGCGCCACCACCTGCTGCTGTGGGCCTTCGCCGCCTGGCGCCAGGCGCTGCCATGGCTGCCCACCACGCGCCTGGCCCAGGAGGCCGTGAACTCCCTTATTGAAATGCTTGCCGACGATGTTGCCCTCAAAACGGAGAGCAAGGTAACGCTGATCAAGGCGATAGCCATCGTCGCCAGCGGCTCGGCGGCACCCCAGGGGGCCGCCGTCGTCGAACCGGCAGGCCTCGCAGGCTCAAGCCTGCAAGGCCTGCCGGATGGTGCCGGCGGCGCCGGACCGAGCACGACGGCGTCACGCGTCAGTCGCCTTCTCTCACCCCAGCCTCCGCTCGCCGGCGGCCTCCGGGCAACCGTCCTGGCCGTGTGCACGCTGCTGCTGGCGATGCCCACAGCCCTGCTAATCGTTCCCGGCCTGCTGGGCTAA